A window of Candidatus Methylomirabilota bacterium contains these coding sequences:
- a CDS encoding thiamine pyrophosphate-binding protein yields MPESIPATLIIDTLKDTFREARAALAAEVAEPPKHSHLGWILSVPDTHQKSVLAALDKEEQIRVLTCATEDEATTIAAGLHIGGEPCVLMIQHAGLYASVNTLRGVGMDGQIPLFYMIGLLSREKDKDPSESRHSMVRYCEPLLDTFGVPHARLEGPDDVHLIPEYYRLSRARKGPAVVLVGLETI; encoded by the coding sequence ATGCCCGAATCCATTCCAGCGACGCTCATCATCGACACCTTGAAGGACACCTTTCGCGAGGCGCGCGCCGCGCTGGCGGCGGAAGTCGCCGAGCCGCCGAAGCACAGCCACCTCGGCTGGATCCTGAGCGTGCCGGACACGCACCAGAAGTCGGTGCTGGCCGCGCTCGACAAGGAAGAGCAGATCCGGGTCCTGACCTGCGCGACGGAGGACGAGGCCACGACCATCGCGGCCGGCCTCCACATCGGCGGCGAGCCGTGCGTGCTGATGATCCAGCACGCGGGGCTCTACGCCTCGGTCAACACGCTGCGGGGCGTGGGGATGGACGGCCAGATCCCGCTCTTCTACATGATCGGCCTTCTGAGCCGGGAGAAGGACAAGGACCCGAGCGAGTCACGGCATTCCATGGTCCGCTACTGCGAGCCGCTCCTCGATACCTTCGGCGTGCCGCACGCACGGCTCGAAGGGCCCGACGACGTCCACCTGATCCCCGAGTACTACCGCCTGAGCCGCGCGCGCAAAGGTCCGGCGGTCGTGCTGGTCGGCCTGGAGACCATCTAG
- a CDS encoding thiamine pyrophosphate-dependent enzyme, translated as MAPDVKPPDVKLMKPEEILTLIHAQRGSAICVPTMTTSPAWRTIAPDDLSVGCVGFMGGASSLGLGLALARPDRRVLVLDGDGSLLMQLGSLATVAGAAPRNLVHFLFKNGVYHTSGAQGIPGGLTVDFVAMAKGAGYRMACAIHNIEDFKRRLPELLKAEGPVFVELHTGLSEQTPMTARGGVPFPQQVSDLRAKLLKPRARA; from the coding sequence ATGGCCCCCGACGTGAAGCCCCCCGACGTGAAGCTCATGAAACCCGAAGAGATCCTGACGCTGATCCATGCCCAGCGGGGGAGCGCCATCTGCGTGCCGACCATGACCACGTCGCCGGCCTGGCGGACCATCGCTCCCGACGATCTCTCCGTCGGCTGCGTCGGCTTCATGGGCGGCGCGTCCTCACTGGGCCTGGGACTTGCCCTCGCCCGGCCCGACCGCCGCGTCCTGGTGCTGGACGGCGACGGCTCGCTACTCATGCAGCTGGGCTCGCTCGCCACCGTGGCGGGCGCCGCCCCGCGGAACCTCGTGCACTTCCTGTTCAAGAACGGCGTCTACCATACGTCGGGCGCTCAGGGGATTCCGGGCGGGCTGACCGTGGACTTCGTCGCGATGGCCAAGGGCGCGGGCTACCGGATGGCGTGCGCCATCCACAACATCGAGGATTTCAAGCGCCGGCTTCCCGAGTTGCTGAAAGCCGAGGGACCGGTCTTCGTGGAGCTCCACACCGGTTTGTCCGAGCAGACGCCGATGACCGCGCGCGGCGGCGTGCCCTTTCCGCAGCAGGTCAGCGACCTGCGCGCGAAACTCCTGAAGCCTCGCGCGCGCGCCTAG
- a CDS encoding carbohydrate porin encodes MTMRALGLAVLLLASSCPVLAQTESPDASKNEPATKADVQKTPQEKAQKEDPDALARERRQAVMIRPLPVAAPFPISINGAFRGGVQWIVKPERAKDDVFGFGAFDLIVTARPTPNITFLIDVEALAGQGPDRALGSLSRMNADADRSEGSDTKLTLREAWVRIQSPDARVRFNVGKLDVTHYFDRNVFAGDETRQFVNGSLTGNPMLRQPPNSPGAAIRISQGDWRYAFGVHAPDDWDTPMRGLPYFIGELGRRNIFPLAGHYRWWARVGSVPDRRDDVTWGTGLSVDQLVAENTGLFFRAGLSRSDGEALTPHAWSGGVQHSPDWLGRPKDLVGVGYTFQRETAGRERAAEVYYNVSLAECCQVIANVEWIVSGPNQVTGRRNRDVVVPGLRALILF; translated from the coding sequence ATGACGATGCGGGCGCTCGGCCTCGCTGTCCTGTTGCTCGCGTCGTCGTGTCCTGTCCTCGCGCAGACCGAGTCGCCGGATGCGTCGAAGAACGAGCCGGCGACGAAAGCCGATGTCCAGAAGACGCCGCAGGAGAAAGCCCAGAAGGAAGACCCGGACGCCCTCGCGCGAGAACGCCGGCAGGCCGTCATGATCCGCCCGCTTCCCGTGGCCGCGCCGTTTCCGATCTCCATCAACGGCGCCTTCCGCGGAGGTGTCCAGTGGATCGTGAAACCCGAGCGGGCGAAAGACGACGTGTTCGGCTTTGGCGCGTTCGACCTCATCGTGACGGCCCGCCCCACGCCGAACATCACGTTCCTCATCGACGTCGAAGCCCTCGCCGGGCAGGGCCCCGATCGCGCGCTCGGCAGCCTCTCGCGCATGAATGCCGACGCCGATCGATCGGAAGGCAGCGACACCAAGCTCACGTTGCGCGAGGCGTGGGTGCGCATCCAATCGCCCGACGCGCGCGTGCGCTTCAACGTCGGCAAGCTCGACGTGACGCACTACTTCGACCGCAACGTCTTCGCGGGGGACGAGACACGTCAGTTCGTGAACGGCTCGCTGACGGGCAACCCCATGCTCCGGCAGCCGCCGAACAGCCCGGGCGCGGCCATTCGCATCAGCCAGGGCGACTGGCGCTACGCGTTCGGTGTGCATGCGCCCGACGATTGGGACACCCCGATGCGCGGCTTGCCGTACTTCATCGGCGAGCTCGGACGACGCAACATCTTTCCGCTGGCCGGCCATTATCGGTGGTGGGCGCGCGTCGGCTCGGTGCCGGATCGGCGGGACGACGTCACGTGGGGCACCGGGCTCAGCGTCGATCAGCTTGTCGCCGAAAACACGGGCCTGTTCTTCCGCGCGGGCCTGAGCCGCAGCGACGGCGAGGCGCTGACGCCGCACGCCTGGTCGGGCGGCGTCCAGCATTCACCGGACTGGCTCGGACGGCCGAAGGATCTCGTCGGGGTCGGCTACACGTTCCAGCGCGAGACAGCGGGCCGTGAGCGCGCCGCCGAGGTCTACTACAATGTCTCGCTCGCGGAGTGCTGTCAGGTGATCGCGAACGTGGAGTGGATCGTCTCGGGACCGAACCAGGTCACCGGGCGCCGCAACCGCGACGTGGTCGTGCCCGGCCTGCGCGCCTTGATTCTCTTCTAG
- a CDS encoding VOC family protein: protein MAVSQLAYLGIGVSDMGAWKSFATDILGMQIIERADDGTVYLRMDENHHRIALHPSGEDDVLYIGLQTPTQAEYEDSKATLKAAGVSITHGTPAEISHRRLIDFVKFETGELPFELSIGPNTRWDPPFQPARPMSGFKTGSLGFGHVVVRSTDRDESAGLLTKALGFRISDYINTLVFLHCNPRHHSIAFQPSIPDLPRSRDKKLWHFMLETNTLDDVGTALDLATRAGVPVVSSLGRHSNDQMVSFYMSTPSGFEVEYGWGGRLVDDTVWQVQRHDRGTIWGHKVQLEPAQTSPAPAAR, encoded by the coding sequence ATGGCTGTCTCTCAGCTCGCGTACCTCGGCATCGGCGTCAGCGACATGGGCGCCTGGAAGAGCTTCGCCACGGACATCCTCGGCATGCAGATCATCGAGCGCGCCGACGACGGCACCGTGTACCTGCGGATGGACGAGAACCACCACCGGATCGCGCTCCACCCGAGCGGCGAGGACGACGTCCTCTATATCGGGCTCCAGACGCCGACCCAGGCAGAGTACGAGGACAGCAAGGCCACGCTCAAGGCCGCCGGCGTCTCCATTACTCACGGCACGCCGGCCGAGATCTCCCACCGCCGGCTCATCGACTTCGTCAAGTTCGAGACGGGCGAACTGCCCTTCGAGCTTTCCATCGGCCCCAATACCCGCTGGGACCCGCCCTTCCAGCCGGCGCGCCCCATGTCAGGCTTCAAGACGGGCTCGCTCGGCTTCGGCCACGTCGTCGTGCGCTCCACGGACCGCGACGAAAGCGCGGGGCTCCTCACGAAGGCGCTCGGCTTCAGGATCTCCGACTACATCAATACCCTGGTGTTCCTGCACTGCAACCCGCGACACCACTCGATCGCCTTCCAGCCCAGCATCCCGGACCTGCCCCGGAGCCGCGACAAGAAGTTGTGGCACTTCATGCTCGAGACCAACACGCTGGACGATGTCGGGACCGCGCTCGACCTGGCGACCCGGGCGGGCGTCCCTGTGGTGTCTTCGCTCGGCCGCCACTCCAACGACCAGATGGTGTCCTTCTACATGTCGACGCCCTCGGGCTTCGAGGTCGAGTACGGCTGGGGCGGACGGCTGGTGGACGACACGGTCTGGCAGGTCCAGCGGCACGACCGCGGGACTATCTGGGGCCACAAGGTCCAGCTCGAGCCGGCGCAAACCTCGCCGGCCCCCGCCGCCCGCTAG
- a CDS encoding MFS transporter: MPASTQTARLSTFAALKGRNYCLYWFGLVFYVLGHRAEYMTFAWMTWEVSRDPMSLAYLGLAQGVPLVLFQLFGGVLADRMNRLRLLVATQTLIALTLSAAFALTLFGLARIEHLLVLAALSNAFRAFDEPSRMALIPQLIERERLANAIALGSIPWQAGRMIGPSITGILIAAFGGAVGFGMAAAASCIALFLYSRLRVHGDTRAHDGRHVLQQFAEGLSFVGHNFVFTSLIALALFNSLFAMSYLTLLPIYADSYFNAGPTGYGLLNAAHGAGALFGSLTVATIAHLTLRRGTALLVTATALGGLLIVFSRSEAMWLALSVLVLVGFCNTFYLMQVNTYLQQHVPDHLRGRVMSLYSLCWNLLPLGGLLAGALAAAVDARFAVMFGGAMVAANALLLLTSRRLRAIS; the protein is encoded by the coding sequence TTGCCCGCGTCCACGCAGACGGCCAGGCTGTCGACGTTCGCTGCCCTGAAGGGGCGGAACTACTGCCTCTACTGGTTCGGGCTCGTCTTCTACGTGCTCGGGCACCGGGCGGAATACATGACCTTCGCCTGGATGACCTGGGAGGTCAGCCGGGATCCGATGTCCTTGGCCTATCTCGGACTGGCGCAGGGAGTGCCGCTCGTCCTCTTCCAGCTCTTCGGCGGCGTCCTCGCCGACCGCATGAATCGCCTGCGGCTCCTGGTCGCCACGCAGACCCTGATCGCTCTGACGCTGTCCGCCGCGTTCGCCCTGACGCTCTTCGGGCTGGCCCGCATCGAGCATCTGCTGGTGCTGGCCGCGTTGAGCAACGCCTTCCGGGCGTTCGACGAGCCGAGCCGCATGGCGCTCATTCCCCAGCTGATCGAACGCGAGCGACTCGCGAACGCGATCGCGCTCGGCTCGATCCCGTGGCAGGCCGGGCGCATGATCGGCCCGTCCATCACCGGCATCCTGATCGCGGCGTTCGGCGGGGCGGTCGGGTTCGGGATGGCGGCCGCCGCCTCGTGCATCGCGCTCTTCCTGTATAGCCGCCTCCGGGTGCACGGCGATACGCGGGCGCACGATGGCCGGCACGTGCTCCAGCAGTTCGCCGAGGGTCTCTCCTTCGTGGGGCACAACTTCGTGTTCACGAGCCTGATCGCGCTCGCTCTCTTCAACAGCCTCTTCGCCATGTCCTACCTCACGCTGCTGCCGATCTACGCCGACTCGTACTTCAACGCCGGCCCGACCGGGTACGGACTCCTGAACGCCGCGCATGGCGCAGGCGCGCTGTTCGGCAGCCTCACGGTGGCGACGATCGCCCATCTGACTCTTCGCCGAGGCACGGCGCTCCTGGTCACGGCGACGGCCTTGGGCGGCCTCTTGATCGTGTTCTCGAGATCCGAGGCGATGTGGCTGGCTCTGTCCGTGTTGGTGCTCGTCGGGTTCTGCAACACCTTCTACCTTATGCAGGTCAACACCTACCTCCAGCAGCACGTGCCCGATCACCTTCGCGGCCGGGTGATGAGCCTGTATTCCCTCTGCTGGAACCTGCTACCCTTGGGCGGCCTGCTTGCCGGCGCCCTCGCCGCCGCGGTGGACGCGCGCTTCGCCGTGATGTTCGGCGGCGCCATGGTGGCCGCGAACGCGCTCTTGCTGCTCACGTCCAGGCGCCTGCGGGCGATCAGCTAG
- a CDS encoding zinc-binding dehydrogenase encodes MPANRAVVVDPEAPGRLVIRPVAEPVTDRGEALVRVRAISLNRGEVRRSGMAPAGWRPGWDLAGLVERAAADGSGPRTGTRVVGLLSEGAWAERVAVPSHALAALPDKVTFSQAATFPVAGLTALHGLGKGGLLLGRRVLVTGATGGVGDFAVQLARLAGAHVTASARRADQVSALRQLGAHEVVVGEDIPPSPKYDLVIESVGGRTLGTALAALERGGVCVTLGVSASAEVTFDTRTFFATGRATLYGFYLFTELGSEPASVGLRRLADLVAAGQLAPHISLERPWAEISQVAQDLMARRFPGKAVLTIE; translated from the coding sequence ATGCCCGCCAATCGTGCCGTCGTCGTCGATCCTGAAGCGCCGGGCCGGCTCGTCATCCGGCCGGTCGCCGAGCCTGTCACCGACCGTGGCGAAGCGCTCGTGCGCGTTCGCGCGATCTCGCTGAACCGCGGCGAGGTCAGGCGATCCGGCATGGCCCCCGCCGGCTGGCGTCCGGGCTGGGACCTGGCCGGCCTGGTCGAACGCGCCGCCGCGGACGGCTCGGGCCCGCGCACCGGGACGCGGGTCGTCGGTCTTCTGTCCGAAGGAGCGTGGGCGGAGCGGGTAGCGGTGCCAAGCCATGCCCTCGCCGCGCTGCCCGACAAGGTGACCTTCTCCCAGGCCGCAACCTTCCCCGTGGCCGGACTGACAGCGCTCCATGGGCTCGGCAAGGGCGGGCTGCTGCTCGGTCGCCGCGTGCTCGTCACCGGCGCCACGGGCGGTGTCGGCGACTTCGCGGTGCAGCTCGCGCGGCTCGCCGGCGCTCACGTGACGGCCAGCGCCCGGCGCGCCGATCAGGTTTCCGCGCTGCGCCAGCTCGGCGCTCACGAGGTGGTCGTGGGCGAAGACATTCCGCCCTCGCCAAAGTACGACCTCGTCATCGAGTCCGTGGGCGGGCGCACCCTCGGCACGGCGCTGGCCGCCCTCGAGCGCGGCGGCGTCTGCGTCACGCTCGGAGTCTCGGCATCCGCCGAGGTCACGTTCGACACGCGCACGTTCTTCGCCACCGGGCGCGCCACGCTGTACGGCTTCTACCTCTTCACCGAGCTCGGCAGCGAGCCGGCCTCAGTGGGCCTTCGCCGGCTCGCCGACCTCGTGGCGGCGGGACAGTTGGCACCCCACATCAGCCTGGAGCGGCCGTGGGCGGAAATCAGCCAGGTCGCGCAGGACCTGATGGCCCGGCGCTTCCCCGGCAAGGCCGTGCTGACGATCGAGTAG
- a CDS encoding glucose 1-dehydrogenase, producing MTLADRVAIVTGAGNGIGKATALALARAGAHVAAVDVDAGVAKATADAVAALGPQSLAVDTDVGDLASIDQMVQRVMATFGRIDVLVNNAGVTRRAYIMDLKEEDWDRIMRVNAKGVFFCLQRVAREMIPRRSGVIVNIASIAGKGYAGTSNAIYAASKGSVISLTRIAALQLARHNINVNAICPGTTVTGLSEANVASRAREEGLSVEDMTRRRNAAIPLGRPNDPEDVATVVVFLASPGARNITGQSLNVDGGVIFD from the coding sequence ATGACTCTCGCTGACCGCGTGGCGATCGTAACCGGAGCAGGGAACGGCATCGGCAAGGCGACCGCGCTGGCCTTGGCCCGGGCCGGCGCTCACGTCGCCGCCGTCGACGTCGACGCCGGGGTCGCCAAGGCGACGGCGGATGCCGTCGCGGCGCTCGGGCCCCAGAGCCTGGCGGTCGACACCGACGTCGGAGATCTCGCCAGCATCGACCAGATGGTGCAGCGAGTGATGGCGACATTCGGCCGGATCGACGTCCTCGTGAATAACGCCGGGGTCACGCGACGCGCCTACATCATGGATCTCAAGGAGGAGGACTGGGACCGCATCATGCGCGTCAATGCCAAGGGCGTGTTCTTCTGCCTGCAGCGCGTGGCGCGCGAGATGATCCCCCGGCGCAGCGGCGTGATCGTCAACATCGCATCGATCGCCGGCAAGGGGTACGCGGGCACCTCGAACGCGATCTATGCCGCCAGCAAGGGCAGCGTCATCTCGCTCACCCGCATCGCCGCTCTCCAGCTCGCCCGCCACAACATCAACGTCAACGCCATTTGCCCCGGCACCACGGTCACCGGGCTGTCGGAAGCGAACGTGGCCTCCCGCGCGCGCGAGGAAGGCCTCTCGGTCGAGGACATGACGCGCCGGCGCAATGCCGCCATCCCGCTCGGCCGCCCCAACGATCCCGAGGACGTCGCCACGGTCGTGGTCTTCCTGGCCTCGCCGGGCGCGCGGAATATCACCGGCCAGTCTCTCAACGTCGATGGCGGCGTCATCTTCGATTGA
- a CDS encoding LLM class F420-dependent oxidoreductase yields the protein MNVGISVPLPAYLVDVGFMARKAEELGFESFFCAEHPFIPVHTKSRFPGSEDGVIPEAYSHFVDPFVALARASGTTTRIKLGTGIVLVPERNPLLLAKEVSTLDLFSGGRFLFGIGAGWLREETELMGGDFDHRWTQTRESILAMKELWTKTEAEFHGKYYNFPPVRSYPKPMQKPHPPVLLGGGAKKVLERIVEWGDGWLPNRVTPDQLRESRATLDRLAKDAGRDPSAITITVHGQPADRDLIRRLHDAGANRVLVRPPAVKTEAEMGTELTKIADAVLR from the coding sequence ATGAATGTAGGTATCTCCGTGCCCCTGCCCGCATACCTGGTGGACGTCGGCTTCATGGCCCGGAAGGCTGAGGAGCTCGGCTTCGAATCGTTCTTCTGCGCCGAGCACCCGTTCATCCCGGTGCACACGAAGAGCCGCTTCCCGGGCTCCGAGGACGGCGTGATCCCCGAGGCCTACTCGCACTTCGTCGACCCGTTCGTGGCGCTGGCGCGCGCCTCGGGCACGACGACCCGCATCAAGCTCGGGACCGGGATCGTGCTGGTGCCCGAGCGGAACCCGCTGCTGCTGGCCAAGGAGGTGTCGACGCTCGATCTCTTCAGCGGCGGGCGCTTCCTCTTCGGCATCGGCGCGGGCTGGCTGCGGGAGGAGACGGAGCTCATGGGCGGCGATTTCGACCACCGCTGGACGCAGACGCGGGAGTCGATCCTGGCGATGAAGGAGCTGTGGACGAAGACCGAGGCCGAGTTCCACGGCAAGTACTACAACTTCCCGCCGGTCCGCTCCTATCCGAAGCCGATGCAGAAGCCGCACCCGCCGGTGCTCCTCGGCGGCGGCGCGAAGAAGGTACTCGAGCGCATCGTTGAATGGGGTGATGGGTGGTTACCGAATCGTGTCACGCCGGACCAGCTCCGCGAGAGCCGCGCGACGCTCGACCGCCTCGCCAAGGATGCCGGCCGGGATCCTTCGGCCATCACGATCACTGTCCACGGCCAGCCGGCCGACCGCGACCTGATCAGGCGGCTCCACGACGCGGGCGCGAACCGC